A stretch of Methanosphaerula palustris E1-9c DNA encodes these proteins:
- a CDS encoding PHP domain-containing protein, whose amino-acid sequence MKAWRKYSPYLLSGEWHIHTSYTDGHNSVDEYCRRAGELGIPLVAFTEHVRRDLNYDFHAFLDAVDRARDEYDLIILSGCEAKVLPGGTLDVDHDLLIQVDYPIFAFHSFPKDFDLYLDALYAVLSNPYVNAWAHPGLFLRKTGFQMPEDELDTIFQKLKDNDVLMELNKKYTLPPAEWINSGKNYPLNFVRGSDCHRVEEIG is encoded by the coding sequence ATGAAGGCCTGGAGAAAATATTCCCCCTATCTGTTGTCTGGGGAATGGCACATTCATACGAGTTATACCGATGGCCATAACTCTGTCGACGAGTATTGCAGGAGAGCAGGGGAACTGGGAATCCCTCTTGTTGCGTTCACCGAACATGTACGCAGAGACCTGAACTATGATTTTCATGCATTTCTCGATGCTGTTGATCGGGCACGGGATGAGTACGATCTGATCATCCTCTCTGGATGTGAAGCGAAGGTTCTCCCCGGTGGGACACTTGATGTCGACCATGATCTCCTGATCCAGGTCGATTATCCGATATTTGCTTTTCATTCATTTCCAAAAGATTTCGACCTCTACCTCGATGCACTTTACGCAGTCCTGAGCAATCCCTATGTAAATGCCTGGGCGCATCCAGGTTTATTTCTCAGAAAAACAGGATTTCAGATGCCTGAAGATGAATTGGATACAATCTTTCAGAAGCTCAAAGATAATGATGTCCTGATGGAATTGAATAAAAAATATACCCTTCCTCCGGCTGAATGGATCAATTCTGGTAAGAACTATCCATTGAATTTTGTCAGAGGCAGTGATTGTCACAGGGTTGAGGAGATTGGATGA
- the asnB gene encoding asparagine synthase (glutamine-hydrolyzing): MNQITKYRGPDDQGVYCDHSVSLGHARLSIIDLSEHGHQPMSNEDQSVWLVYNGEIYNFQSLRADLIEKGHLFKSNTDTEVIIHAYEEYGLDCVKKFNGMWAFSLFDLKNNTIVLGRDQFGIKPLYYYADDGKIIFSSMISALLCHTIQVSPHERAIMEYLAHNLEDHTDYTFFTGVNKVPQDSLLIYDLSKKQYRLHKWYSPAKRKEADIQTIRESFVESIRLRTIADVPIGSCLSGGIDSSAIVSILNTLLSDRFNTFSLVVPGFSLDESKYILEVGKNNNVQQYFTQISEDNFLKEFRDFVLSQEEPVTGLSPYAQYSVMKLAHQHKAKVLLDGQGGDEIFAGYSYYFAYYFYELLRGGNFLTLGREMRKYRKNFKDLYSLKMFGFLLLPEFLKYRFWKIITPSWINHEYLMEKCDGEMDPRWRRMTLPEGLSLTLYSTAIPHLLRWEDKNSMRWSIESRPPFLDVNLVEAAMSLPSDKKIAHGRTKVIFVDAVKDCLPAMIRDRTDKVGFAAPTDEFFRKEEIIDFCKGIIYSDSFKSRPYWNWEEVENHYTRHLQGTINIGDTIWKWINLEIWLREFFSEPAQKTGDIISNGSVEAQPGMPVGVIPAKSSL, from the coding sequence ATGAATCAGATAACGAAATATAGAGGACCGGACGACCAGGGGGTGTACTGTGACCACTCGGTCTCATTGGGACATGCACGACTTTCGATCATCGATCTCTCCGAACATGGTCATCAACCCATGTCCAATGAAGATCAGTCTGTATGGCTGGTCTACAACGGTGAGATCTATAATTTTCAATCGTTACGTGCTGACCTCATCGAAAAAGGCCATCTTTTTAAGAGTAATACCGATACTGAAGTGATAATCCATGCCTATGAGGAGTACGGACTCGATTGTGTAAAAAAGTTCAATGGCATGTGGGCCTTTTCCCTCTTCGATCTGAAAAACAATACGATTGTTCTTGGTCGCGATCAATTTGGTATCAAACCACTTTATTACTATGCTGACGATGGGAAGATCATCTTCTCATCCATGATATCGGCACTCCTCTGTCATACCATTCAGGTCTCTCCTCATGAACGTGCAATAATGGAGTATCTTGCGCACAATTTGGAAGACCATACCGATTATACCTTCTTCACCGGTGTAAACAAAGTTCCTCAGGATTCATTATTAATCTACGATCTCTCAAAGAAACAATATCGTTTACATAAGTGGTACTCTCCTGCTAAGAGGAAAGAAGCAGATATTCAGACAATTCGTGAGTCCTTCGTCGAGAGCATACGATTGCGAACGATCGCTGATGTACCGATAGGAAGCTGCTTGAGTGGGGGCATCGATTCCTCTGCGATTGTCAGTATACTCAACACGTTGCTATCTGATCGATTCAATACCTTCTCCCTTGTCGTTCCTGGCTTTTCACTTGATGAGAGCAAGTATATCCTCGAGGTGGGAAAGAATAACAACGTTCAACAATACTTTACACAGATATCCGAAGATAATTTTTTAAAGGAGTTTCGGGACTTTGTTCTTTCCCAGGAAGAGCCGGTGACCGGCTTGAGTCCCTATGCACAGTACTCTGTTATGAAACTCGCTCATCAGCACAAAGCAAAAGTATTGCTCGATGGTCAGGGTGGAGATGAAATTTTTGCAGGCTACAGTTATTATTTTGCTTACTATTTCTATGAATTATTACGTGGAGGAAATTTTTTAACCCTTGGACGAGAGATGCGAAAATACCGAAAAAATTTTAAGGATCTCTATTCCCTCAAGATGTTCGGATTCCTGCTGCTCCCCGAATTTCTCAAATATCGATTCTGGAAGATAATTACGCCATCCTGGATCAATCATGAGTATTTGATGGAGAAATGTGATGGAGAGATGGACCCCCGATGGCGAAGGATGACACTTCCTGAGGGTCTTTCTCTCACCCTCTACTCGACGGCGATTCCCCATCTCTTACGATGGGAGGACAAAAATTCGATGCGATGGAGTATAGAGAGCCGACCGCCATTTCTTGATGTCAACCTGGTTGAGGCTGCCATGTCCCTCCCTTCGGATAAAAAGATTGCACATGGACGAACCAAGGTGATCTTTGTAGATGCAGTCAAAGACTGCCTCCCCGCGATGATCAGGGATCGAACTGATAAGGTTGGGTTTGCCGCTCCGACCGATGAATTTTTCAGAAAGGAGGAGATCATTGATTTTTGTAAAGGAATTATCTACTCGGATAGTTTCAAGAGCCGGCCGTACTGGAACTGGGAGGAGGTTGAGAACCACTATACCCGGCATCTTCAGGGTACGATCAACATCGGTGATACCATCTGGAAATGGATCAATCTTGAGATCTGGCTGCGAGAGTTCTTCTCTGAACCTGCTCAAAAAACCGGTGATATCATCTCAAACGGAAGCGTCGAAGCACAGCCCGGGATGCCGGTTGGGGTCATCCCGGCGAAGAGCAGTCTCTGA
- a CDS encoding ATP-grasp domain-containing protein, which translates to MDALTVLVTGAGAPGIKGTLYSLRENFDQRTIRTIGTDIKPEVIGTYLCDRYYRISRPSQADYLDQLLSICEDEEVDVVLPQNTLELSVLAENRSSFSSIGTSIAVSDASAISIANDKFKLMKLAERIGIPAPKCSLVDTFDSLKRSAEALGWPEKLVVVKPPLSNGSRGVRIIDESLDLKKLFYSDKPTSLFLKMNNLYDILGSSFPPLLVMEYLPNAEYTVDILKARKYTIAPRRRDIIQSGITFQSTLEYHEELIDYSQRLSEAAGLEFAFGFQFKMDEHNIPKLLESNPRVQGTMVLSTFAGANIIYAAVKHALDEDVPDFQIQWGTKIIRYWGGAGIQNGDAMAFL; encoded by the coding sequence ATGGATGCTTTAACAGTTCTTGTTACCGGTGCCGGGGCTCCTGGAATAAAAGGTACGCTCTATTCTCTAAGAGAAAATTTTGACCAGAGAACCATTCGGACGATCGGAACGGATATCAAACCGGAGGTTATTGGAACATATCTGTGCGACAGATATTATCGCATTTCAAGACCTTCACAAGCGGATTATCTGGACCAGTTGCTCTCAATCTGTGAAGATGAGGAAGTCGATGTAGTATTACCTCAAAACACTCTTGAATTGTCTGTTCTGGCCGAGAATAGATCTTCATTTTCCAGTATCGGGACGTCTATTGCCGTTTCAGATGCTTCTGCAATCTCTATCGCCAACGACAAATTTAAACTCATGAAACTGGCCGAGCGGATCGGTATCCCCGCTCCGAAATGTTCTCTTGTGGATACTTTTGATAGCCTGAAAAGATCTGCCGAAGCGTTGGGCTGGCCTGAAAAACTGGTCGTTGTTAAACCGCCGCTCTCCAATGGTTCGAGAGGGGTACGCATCATCGATGAATCCCTTGATCTCAAAAAGTTGTTCTATTCAGATAAACCGACGTCTCTTTTTTTGAAGATGAATAATCTCTATGACATATTAGGGTCAAGTTTCCCACCATTATTGGTTATGGAATATTTACCCAATGCAGAGTACACCGTCGATATCTTGAAAGCTCGGAAGTATACGATCGCTCCACGGAGGCGAGATATCATTCAGTCGGGCATCACGTTCCAGAGTACACTTGAGTATCATGAAGAACTGATCGACTACTCGCAGCGACTCAGTGAAGCCGCTGGATTGGAGTTTGCGTTTGGTTTCCAGTTCAAGATGGATGAGCATAACATCCCCAAATTGTTGGAATCCAATCCCCGTGTCCAGGGCACGATGGTTCTTTCAACATTTGCAGGTGCCAATATCATCTATGCTGCTGTAAAACATGCGTTGGATGAAGATGTTCCTGATTTTCAGATCCAGTGGGGGACAAAGATCATCCGATACTGGGGAGGTGCGGGGATTCAGAACGGAGATGCTATGGCATTCTTATGA